CCCCACCGCAGTGAAGCCGCACTGAACCCGCGCTGAAGTCGCCCCAGCCTGAAGACCCTCGCCCCAGCGGCACCCGCCCCTCAGTGGCCTCCGCCCAGATACGCCGCCTTGACTGCGGGATCTGTGCGCAACTGCTCGGCCGGACCATGCAACGAGATCCGACCGTTCTCCAGCACATAGCCGTAGTCGGCCACGGCCAGCGCTGCAGCGGCGAACTGCTCGACAAGCAACATCGTCACGCCCTGGGCCTTCAGACGCTCGATGATGCGGAACACCTCTTCCACCAGGATCGGCGCCAGGCCCATCGACGGCTCGTCCAGCAGCACCACCTCGGGATTGAGCATGGTGGCGCGGGCCATCGCCAGCATCTGCTGCTCGCCGCCGGACAGCGTGCCCGCGAGCTGCTGGCGTCGCTCCTTGAGCCGGGGGAACAGCTCCATCGCCCGTTCCAGGTCGGCCTCCACATCCCCGCGCGGCCGGGCGCCGGTGTAACGCGGGAAGGCGCCGAGCCGGAGGTTGTCGGTCACGGTCATGGTGGCGAACACGCGCCGGCCTTCCGGCGAATGGGCCAGCCCCAGTCGGGCGATGTGGAAGGATTCCAGCCCGTCGATGCGCTTGCCGTTCAGGGTGATGGCGCCGGCACTGGGCGCGATCATTCCGGAGACCGCGCGCATCGTGGTCGTCTTGCCGGCGCCATTGGAGCCGATCAGGGTGACGACCTTGCCTTGCGGCACGTCCACCGAGATGCCGTGCAGCACCTCGACCTTGCCGTAGCCGGCATGCAGTTGATCGATCTTCAACATGTCTGTGTTCCCGGTTCAGGCCGCCTGGCCGCCGAGGTAAGCCTCGATCACCTTCGGATCCGCCTGCACCTGCGCGGGTCGTCCCTCGGCAATCTTCTGGCCGAAGTCCAGCACCGAGACCGTGTCGCAGATGCCCATCACCACGTCCATGTGGTGCTCGATCAGGATCACGGTGATGCCGTGGTCGCGGATCTTGCCGATGATGCGCATCAGCTCCTTGATGTCGGGCGCGGTCAGGCCGGCGGCGGGCTCGTCCAGCAGCAGCAGCTGCGGATCCAGCGCCAGCGCGCGGGCGATCTCCAGCAGCCGCTGCTTGCCGTAGGGCAGGTTGCGCGCTTCCTCCTGCGCCAGCTCGCCCAGGCCGACAAACTCCAGCAGACTCAAGCCGCGGGCGCGGGCCGCGGCGTCCTCGGCGTTGTAGCGCGGCGAATGCAAGGCCACCTGCACCAGGTTGCTGCCGAAGCTGTGGTGCAGCGCCACCATCACGTTGTGCAAGGCGCTCATCTCGCCGAACAGCTGCACATTCTGGAAGGTGCGGGCGATGCCGGACAAGGCGATGTCCGACGAGGTCCGCCCCACCAGCGAGCGATCGCCGAACTTCAGCGCGCCCGCGGTGGGCACGTAGATGCCGGTGAGCACATTCATCATGGTGCTCTTGCCCGAGCCGTTGGGCCCGATCAGACCGTGCACCGTGCCGCGTCGGACCTGCAGGTCGACATTGTTCAGCGCCTTCAGGCCGCCGAACTGCATCAACACGCCGCGCGCATCGAGCAACACCTCGTCCTGCCCGGCGCCCTGGCCGCCTGGACTGCCACCGGCATTGGCAATGGCATCGGTCGGCTTCTCGCCGACCGGGCCGCCCTCGCCCACCGGCTTGGCCTTGAGATGCAGCGCATTGCGCACGAAGCCGACGATGCCGTCCTGCAGGTAGTAGACGACGAACAGCGTGATCAAGCCGAAGATCGACAGCCGCCAGTCGGTCATGGTCTGCAGCACGAAGGACAGCCCCGCCAGCGCGATGCTGCCCACCACCGGAATGGCCGCCTGCACCCCGCCGACCTTGCCGCGACGAAACGCCACCGTGGTGGCCGCGACCACCAGGATCGCGAAGATCACCGACACCCAGCGGAACAGCGACACGTCATCCAGCGCCTTGGGCAGCAGCACGATGATCGCCGCACCCAGCAAGGCGCCAGTGCGGGTCTTGCGGCCGCCCATGATGATGGCCAGCAGGAACATCACCGTCAGCTCGAAGTTGTAGGTGTTGGGCGAGATGTACTGTTCCGAATAGGCATACAGGCCGCCGGCCAGACCGGCGAGCCCGGCGCTGATCACGAACGCATAGACCTTGTAGCGATAGACGGACACGCCCATGCAGTCCGACGCCACCGGGCTGCCGCGCAGCGCCTCGAAGGCCCGGCCCAGGTGAGAGCGCAGGATCCGGTGCACGAAGACCAGCGAGGCGATCAGCAGCACCGCGACCAGCCAGTAGTACTGGTCCTCGCTCATCGGGCTCTCCCCCAGCTTCGGCTTGGTGAGCGTGATGCCCATCGGTCCGTTGGTGAGGAAGTCCATCTCGTTGATCAGGATCTGGATGATGGTGCCGAAGGCCAGCGTCACCATCGCCAGATACGGCCCGGTCACCCGCAGCGCCGGCAGTGCCAGCAACGCGCCGAACAGCGCCGAAACCGCCACCGCCGCGGGCAAGGTCAGATAGACCGGCAGGCCCAGCTTCATCACCAGCACGCCCGCGGTATAGGCGCCCACGCCGAACAGCCCTGCATGCCCCAGCGACACCTGGCCGGTGTAGCCGACCACGATGTCCAGGCCGAACAGCACGATCGCATAGATCATGATGGTCTCGACCAAGTGGATGTAATACGGATTGCCCGACGCCAGCGGGAAGGCGAACAGCGCGACGGCCGCGACCACGCCCGCGGCGATCTTCTTGGGATTCATCGATGCATTCATGGACGGTCAGACCTTCTTGATCGCGGTCTTGCCGAACAGGCCGGCCGGCTTCAACGCCAGCACGATCAGCAGCAGCACCAGACCGGGCACATCCTTGTAGCCGGTGGACAGGTAGAAGCCGGTGGTGGTCTCGGCAATGCCCAGGATGATTCCGCCCACCACGATGCCCATGCCCGAGGTCAGCCCGCCGATGATCGCCACCGCGAAGGCCTTCAGGCCGAGCACCGCGCCCATGGTGGCGCCGGTGAGCGTCAGCGGCGCGATCAGCACGCCCGCGAAGGCGGCGGTGAGCGAAGACAACGCATAGGAGAAGGTGATCACCAGCCCGGTGTTGATGCCCATGAGCTTGGCGGCATCGCGGTCGTTGAAGGTCGCGACCACGGCGCGCCCATAGATCGAGCGCCGATTGAACAGCTCCACCGCCAGCATCATCGCCAGCGCGCCGACGACGACCAGGATCTCCATCGGCAGCACATTCGCGCCCAGGAACTTGAGCGGCGCTTCGGGCAGCGGCGACGGGAACTTCAGGTCATCGCGACCCCAGACGTTTTCCGCCACATTCTTGAAGATGATGCCCAGCGCGATGGTCGACATGATCCAGCCGAACTCGGACTTGATCTTGATCGCCGGCCGCACGCCGATGCGTTCGACGAAGGCGCCCTGCAAGGCACCGAACAGGCACACCAGCGGAATCATCAGCCAGTAGTTCACGCCAAGGCCGACCAGCGTCAGGCCGACCAGCGCGCCCAGCATCAGCGCATCGCCCTGGCCGAAGTTGAGGGTGTCGGAGGTGGAGAAGGTCAGCTGGTAGCCGAAGGCAATGACCGCATAGATCATGCCGAGCGCGATGCCGCTGAACACCAGTTGGGTCAGGATCTGCATACGAAGTCCATGACTGCGAGGACGACGCCCGGCCCCTGCCGGCGCGCCGCCCGACCGACGCCGCCGGCCACGCCCGCAGGCGCGCCGTGCGACGCACGAGAAAACGGCCGCTTGCGGCGGCCGTTGGCGGGGATCACTTCTTCTGGGTCAGGGCGCCCTTGGCGTTGACGTCCTTCACCCGGACTTCGGAGGCCTTCTTGAAGTCCTCCGGATAGGCGTAGACCACGCGCTGGCCCTTCACCTCGCCGAACACCGGGATGTTGGCGGTGATGGCCTCATGGTCGGCCTTGGAGAAGGGCTTGTTGTAGGTGGTGACCACGCCTTCCACCGGCGTCTTCAGATCTTCCAGCGCGGCCTTGACCTTGGGACCTTCGGTGCTGCCGGCCTGCTTGATGGCGGCGGCCAGCAGGTAGATGGAGTCATAGCCCTGGGCCGCCGACACCGGGGAATCGATGCGGCTGTTCTTCGGATTGAACGTCTTCAGGTAGGAGACGATGAAGGACTGGCGCTTGGGCGTCGTCGGCTCCTGGATGAAGGTCTGCGGCATGCGCGCGCCTTCGCCGCCAGGGCCGGCGTTGTCGATGTAGTTGGCCATCGACAGCGTCCAGCTGCCGATCATTGGCACCTTCCAGCCCAGCTTGGTCATGCCGTTGGCGATCTGGGCCAGTTCGGGGCCGATGCCGTAGGTGAGGATGGCCTCGGCGCCGGCCTCCTTGGCCTTGAGCAACTGGGCCGTCATGTCGACGTCCTTGATGTTGAACTTCTCCACCGCGACCGGCTTGATGCCCTTGAGTTCCAGCGCCTTCTCCAGGTCGGCCCGGCCCAGCTGCCCGTAGTTGGTGGAGTCGGCCAGGATGGCCACCTTCTTGAAGCCGCGCCGACCCACCGCCTCCTCGACGATCATCGGCGCCTGGATGCTGTCATGGGCGGCATTGCGGAAGACGTAGTTGTCCGGCGCGTCCTTGAACTGCTGGGTGATGACCGAGCCGGTGGCCACGTTGTTCATCACCGGGATCTTGGCGTCCTGATAGAAGCGCTGAGCGGCCAGGGCCACCCCGGTGTTGATGAAGCCGACCGTGGCGGCCACCTTCTCCCGATTGATCAGCTCCTGGGCGATCTGGACCCCGCGTTCGTTCTTGGCCTCGTCATCCCGCTCGACGAGCTGGATCTGGCGTCCCAGGACGCCGCCTGCCGCATTGATTTCCTGGGCGGCCAGCCGCACGCCATCGCGCATGCTCACCCCCATCGAGGAGGAGCCCCCGGTGAACGGCCCCGATACACCGATCTTGATCGGATCGGCCGCCTGAGCGCCCAGGCTGGCCATCGCCAGCACGGACGCACCCATCCAACGCACGCTGAACTTCATGTTTTGTCTCCGTATGGTCTAGTGAACATGAGGGGCGGAGGGCCGGCCCTATCGCGTCAACCTGGAGAGATCCGACGCACCCGATGCCAGCATTTCCTGAAACATGGTGCATCAAGCCAGGCCGATTGCACACCTGGGAATACGTACTCGGAAACCCCGATCGGGGTGTTCAGGATGGTGTCAGCAAGTGGCCGCCTGCCGCTGGACGCCTCACGACTGTGCGTCAGGGCATCGGACAGCGGCCGGGATGCGGCGGTGCAGCACGGGGTCGCGCACGGCGTCGCGACGAAATGCGCGCAGGAATGCACACGCAGGAATGCAGGGCGACCTCGGCAAGCGGGAATCGGCGCCCCAATGCGCATGGTGCTCGGCGCGCCCGTCAGCATGCCCATTCGCATGCCCATCAGCACGCACAAAGGCGGTACGGCTCAGCGCTGCCGGCGTCGCAGCACGCCGGCAGTGACCGCCGCCACGCCCAGCAGCGCCAGCGCATAGCCGGCCAGGGCCGGCCATCCACGGTGGTCCCAGAACCAGCCGCCCACCGCGCCCAGCAGGCTGGAACCGATGTAATAGGCCAGCAGATACAGCGACGCCGCATGCCCCTTGCTGCGCCCGCCCAGCGCGCCGACCCAGGCGCTGCTCACCGAGTGCGCGACGAAGAAGCCGATCGTCAGCAGCACGATGCCCAGGATCACCGCCGGCAGCCAGGTCGACAGGCTCAGCAGCACACCGGCGATCGCCAGCCCGATGCCGGTCAGCAGCGCCGGGGCGCGGCCGAATCGGTCGGACATGCCGCCGGCGGTCGCCGAGGCCACGATGCCGAAAAGGTAGGCGCAGAAGATCAGGCCGATCGCGCTCTGGCTGAGCGAGAACGGAGGCCGCATCAGCCGGAAGCCCGCATAGTTGTAGACCGCCACGAAGGTGCCCATCATCAGGAAGCCCATGGCGAACAGCAGCGGCAGCGAGCGGTGCGTCAGGTGGTCCTGCCAGGCCTGCACATGCTCGGCGAGCTTCACCCCGGTGCGTCGCACAAAGTGCTTGGAGGGCGGCAGCAACCACCAGAACCCCACCGCCGCCAGCAGACCCGCCACGCTGACGATGAACAGCGCGGGCCGCCAGCCGAAGGCATCGCTCAGCAAGCTCACGCCCACCCGGCCCATCATGCCGCCGAAGGCGGTGCCGGCCACATACTGGCCCATCGCGCGGCCCAGGCCGCCGGCATGGATCTCCTCCGCCAGGTAGGCCATGGCCACGGCCGGTACGCCGCCCAGCACCAGGCCTTCGATCGCCCGCGCCACCAGTAGCGCATGCCAGCTGGGCGCGACCGACGCGATCAAGTTCAGCACCGCCGCAGCCGCCATCGAGCCGAACATCAGTCGCCGACGATCCATGCTTTCCGACAGCGCACCGGCGCACAGAATGGCGAAGGCCAGAAAGCCGGTGGCCAGCGAGAGCGACAGCGCACTGGCGGCTGCCCCCACCTGGAAGGTCTGCGCAAACAGCGGCAGCAAGGGCTGCACGCTGTAGAGCAGGGAGAAGGTGGTGAAGCCCGCCAGGAACAGCGCCAGGGTGATGCGGCGGTAGGCCGGCGTGCCGGGTTGGGCCCCGTCGGAGGCCGGGGCGGCGTGTGACCGGTCGGCCGGCGCGGGGGAACTGCTCATGGGCGGATCGGCGGCGTCAGCGGCGCGCGGTGAGATCGGACAGGCGTGGGATCGGCCAGGGCGGCCGGGGCATCCACGCGGTGGGACAGGTCAGACGCTGGGGCCTGTCGGGCGCAGAGCTTCCAGCGGTTCAGCGGTTCAGCGCTTCAGCGACGACCAAACATCATCTGTCCGGCCAGCGCGCGCTTCAGCGGCGGCACGGCCTGCAGCGCGGCCAGCCCCAGACCGCGAACGGCCGGCAGCCCCGGCCAGCGCCAGGCGAAGGTGCGGGCGAGGAAATCGGTGGTGACGATGGTGGCCCAGCGGTCCGGCGCACGCTGCCATTCCACACGCCGCAGCGCGCGGTCGATCTCGTGCTCGCGGCGCAGCGCCTCGACCAGTGCGAAGGCATCGCGCAGGCCCAGGTTGAGCCCCTGACCCGCGACCGGGTGCAGCGTCTGTGCCGCATTGCCGATGCGGATGCGGCGCCCCTCGACCAGCGTGCGTTCGGCATTCAGGCCCAGCGGGAAGCACTTCAGCGCGCTGATATCGAGCAAGGGGCCGACGGCCTCGGGCAGTTGATGCCGCAGCACCGCCAGGCGCTGCGCATCGCTGAGTTCGGCCACCTCATCCTCGTCCTGAGGCTGACACCAGACCAACGCCGCACGGCGCTGGCCACGCTGGTCCGGCAACGGCAGCAGCGCCAGCGGACCTCGGCGGGTGAAGCGCTCCACCGCCACGCCCACCGGGCTGTCCGGCGCCAGCGTGACGGTGCCCACCCACGCGTTCTGCCGGTAGTTGTGGCTGAGGGACTTGCGTGCCTGGTCGGCGAAGACGCCGCCTTCGGCCACGATGGCGAGATCAAAGTGTTCAGCGATGCCGGCGTCGACCTCGACCTCATCCGGCGCCGTCTGCTTGATGCCGGCCACCGGCTGACCGAAGCGGCTGATGAGGCGTCGCGGCTCACGCGCGCTGGCGTCCTGCCAGGCCGCTTGCAGCGGGGCCACCAGTTGGCCGTAGGCGAGCACCGCGCCCAGTTGCGGCACCGATTGTTCTTCCGCAGTGATGCGCACCTGCGGCTCGCCACTGGCCCCGAACCATGGCCCGTTGAGCGTCGGTGGCGCCTGGCTGACATGGACTTCGCGGATCGCCTGCGCCTGCGCGGCCGGCCAGACATTGAGCCGCTGCAGCAGTTGCACGCTGCCTAGCGACAAGGCCAGGGTGCGGGGGTCGCCGGAGACGTCGCGCTCCAGCGGTCGGGCGTCAAACAGGCTGATCTGCGCCTGCGGCAGATAGCGCGCGGCCAGCAGCGCCAGCGCCAGGCCGGCGGGGCCGGCACCGATGACGGCCAGCCGAAGCGTCGGTGCGGCGGATTCCGGCGAGGGAGCTGAGGCGCTGCGGGCGCCTGGAACATTCGTGGCGAAGGGCTCGGACATGGCGATGGACCCGTACTGCAGAGCGCCGCGTCAGGCGGCGGTCGTGGGGACTATAGCGCTGCCGTCCAGGTGCGGGTTGCCGTGGCGCACGCGCTTCGCCCGAGGTCGGACCGTGCAAGACGCGAGACGCAGGGCGGGATCGGGATCGGGATCGGGACCGTGCCCGCTTCGGCGCCCCGATGGCCGTCGTGGGTCCGTGGGGTCATTGCGTCGACGGTCGTCACCTCGTGTCGTCAAACCCGCTACCCTTGCGCGCGGATCGCGGAAGAGGAACGGCGGCGCCTGGGCGCGCCACTTCCGTGCACCGGACAACGCCACATCCAGCGAGAGGAATCCGTCATGCAATACCGTCGACTGGGCCGCAGCGGCCTGCAAGTGTCTGAACTGTCCCTGGGCTCCTGGGTGACCTATCACAACCAGGTCGACACCAAGGGCGCCACCGAGATGCTGGCCGCCGCCTTCGATGCGGGCGTGAACTTCTTCGACAACGCCGAGGTCTATGCGCAAGGCGAGAGCGAGGTGGTGATGGGCCAGGCCTTCAAGGCCTTGAAGTGGAACCGGCTGGACTACATCGTCTCGAGCAAGTTTTTCTGGGGCCTCACCCGCGAGAGCAACACCACGGTCAACCGCAAGGACACGCTCAATCGCAAGTACCTGATGCAGGCGGTGGACGGCTCGCTGAAGCGCCTGGGCCTGGACTTCATCGACCTGATCTACTGCCACCGCCCCGATCCGCACACGCCGATCGAGGAAACGGTGCGCGCCATGAGCGACATCATCACCCAGGGCAAGGCGCTGTACTGGGGCACCAGCGAATGGAGCGCGGCGGACATCCGCGCCGCCTGGGAAATCGCCGAGCGCCATCATCTGCACAAGCCGGTGATGGAGCAGCCGCAGTACAACCTCTTCCACCGCAAGCGCGTGGAGCAGGAATATGCGCGCCTGTATGAGGACACCGGCCTGGGCCTGACCACCTGGAGCCCGCTGGCCTCCGGCCTGCTCACCGGCAAGTACCGCGACGGCGTGCCCGCCGGCAGCCGCGCTTCGCTGGAAAGCATGGGCTGGATGCGCGAACAACTGCAGGACCGGGCCAAGAATGCGGCCGTCGGACAGTTGGCCGGCATCGCCGATGAACTCGGTTGCTCGCTGGCCCAGCTGGCCATCGCCTGGATCAACCGCAATCCGCGGGTCTCCACCGTGATCCTGGGCGCGAGCCAAGCCTCCCAGTTGCACGACAACCTGGGCGCGCTGGCCGTCACGCCGAAGCTGACGCCGGAGATCGTGGCCCGCATCGACGCCATCACTCAGCCGCTGGCGAGCTGATCGGCGGCCTCCCAGCGCGGGGGGCTGGAACGCGAATTGCCCCGGCGACGCGTCGCCGAGTGCGAGGCATCGCGGTTGGGTCCCAACGCCCTGGCTTCAGCAGTGCGGGGAGTCGCCAGGGCGCCGCACTGCCGCTGGCTGGGTGGGTCGGCATCGTCGGTCGATCTTGTGGGCTCGGCTTGGCAGGCCGGCCTTGCAGGTCCGAGGTTGCTGATCGAAGGTGTGGGGCGGTTTCATGGGCCGGTCAAACGGATCGGTCGTGTGGGCCGGTTGTGTGGGCCGGTTGTGTGGGCCGGTCTTGTGGATCGGTCTTGTGGGCCCAACTGCAGACCGCCATCAGATTTGCACTGAGACGCCGACCGAGATTTGCACGCGGTTGACCGCGTACAGTCCGGCGGCAAGTCCTGGCACCGGCGATGGAATCTGGCGTCGATGCACACGCGTCTCGAAGGGAATGCCTGGGGCGCATCGTGAGGAAACGGCAGGGCCGCACCGGCATGACCGGCGCGGTGTCATTGGCAGGCCATCGCAGGACAGGACACTAGAATGGCCGGCCGTCCACGAACCGAGGAAACCTCCGTTTTGATGAACGACCTTGCGAACTTTCTGCAGTTCACCACCTGGCCGCCGCGGGCGGACTGGCTGTTCTGGGCCTCGCTGATCCTGGTGGCCGCCGGCTTGCTCGGCGAATTGGTCAACCGCCGACTGGGCCTGCCCCGGGTGGTCGGCTACAGCGTGGTGGGCATGCTGCTCGCGGCCACCGGCCACGGCATCTATTCCAACGGCGCGCTCGATGCGCGGCTGCGGCTGGTCGTGGACCTGGCGCTCGCGTTGCTGCTCTTCGAGATGGGCTCGCGCGTCAATCTGCGCTGGCTGCGCAACAACAAGGCACTGCTCTGGGCCAGCGCGGCCGAGGCGACCGCGAGTTTCGTGGCGGTGGGCTTCGGTCTCACGCTGCTGGGCGTCGACCCGCTGATTTCGATCAGCTGCGCGGTGCTGACGATGGCGGCTTCCGGCGCGGTGATCGGCCGGGTCGGCGCGGAACTGCAATCGGCCGGCCAGGTCAGCGAACGCATGGTGGCGATGACGGCCCTCAACACGATCTACGGCGTGTTGGCCCACAAGCTGCTCATGGGCTGGCTGCAGCTGGAGCAAAAGGGCGATTGGCTGGAGGCCGTCGCGCAACCGTTGTATGCCTTCATCGGCTCGGTGATCGTGGCCACCTTGCTGGCACGCCTGATCGCCTGGCTGATGCGCAAGCTGGACCTGCGCAACGAGAACTCGGTGCTGATGCTGCTGGGCCTGGTACTGGTGGCCCTGAGCGTGGCCCGGGTGTTGAATCTCTCCACGCTGCTGGTGCCGCTGATGGCCGGCATGGTGCTGCGCAACACCACCGAACGCCCCTGGGTGTGGCCGCGCCACTTCGGCACCGCCGGCGGTGTGCTGGTGCTGTTGCTGTTCGTTGCAGTGGGGTCGGCCTGGACGCTGCAGGCGCTGGCGGCCGGTGCGGTCCTGGCCCTGGCGCTGCTGCTGCTGCGCCTGCTGGCCAAGGCGCTGGCGCTGGTGGGTCTGGCGCGGGTC
The Roseateles amylovorans genome window above contains:
- a CDS encoding ABC transporter ATP-binding protein, which gives rise to MLKIDQLHAGYGKVEVLHGISVDVPQGKVVTLIGSNGAGKTTTMRAVSGMIAPSAGAITLNGKRIDGLESFHIARLGLAHSPEGRRVFATMTVTDNLRLGAFPRYTGARPRGDVEADLERAMELFPRLKERRQQLAGTLSGGEQQMLAMARATMLNPEVVLLDEPSMGLAPILVEEVFRIIERLKAQGVTMLLVEQFAAAALAVADYGYVLENGRISLHGPAEQLRTDPAVKAAYLGGGH
- a CDS encoding branched-chain amino acid ABC transporter ATP-binding protein/permease; amino-acid sequence: MNPKKIAAGVVAAVALFAFPLASGNPYYIHLVETIMIYAIVLFGLDIVVGYTGQVSLGHAGLFGVGAYTAGVLVMKLGLPVYLTLPAAVAVSALFGALLALPALRVTGPYLAMVTLAFGTIIQILINEMDFLTNGPMGITLTKPKLGESPMSEDQYYWLVAVLLIASLVFVHRILRSHLGRAFEALRGSPVASDCMGVSVYRYKVYAFVISAGLAGLAGGLYAYSEQYISPNTYNFELTVMFLLAIIMGGRKTRTGALLGAAIIVLLPKALDDVSLFRWVSVIFAILVVAATTVAFRRGKVGGVQAAIPVVGSIALAGLSFVLQTMTDWRLSIFGLITLFVVYYLQDGIVGFVRNALHLKAKPVGEGGPVGEKPTDAIANAGGSPGGQGAGQDEVLLDARGVLMQFGGLKALNNVDLQVRRGTVHGLIGPNGSGKSTMMNVLTGIYVPTAGALKFGDRSLVGRTSSDIALSGIARTFQNVQLFGEMSALHNVMVALHHSFGSNLVQVALHSPRYNAEDAAARARGLSLLEFVGLGELAQEEARNLPYGKQRLLEIARALALDPQLLLLDEPAAGLTAPDIKELMRIIGKIRDHGITVILIEHHMDVVMGICDTVSVLDFGQKIAEGRPAQVQADPKVIEAYLGGQAA
- a CDS encoding branched-chain amino acid ABC transporter permease, with the protein product MQILTQLVFSGIALGMIYAVIAFGYQLTFSTSDTLNFGQGDALMLGALVGLTLVGLGVNYWLMIPLVCLFGALQGAFVERIGVRPAIKIKSEFGWIMSTIALGIIFKNVAENVWGRDDLKFPSPLPEAPLKFLGANVLPMEILVVVGALAMMLAVELFNRRSIYGRAVVATFNDRDAAKLMGINTGLVITFSYALSSLTAAFAGVLIAPLTLTGATMGAVLGLKAFAVAIIGGLTSGMGIVVGGIILGIAETTTGFYLSTGYKDVPGLVLLLIVLALKPAGLFGKTAIKKV
- a CDS encoding ABC transporter substrate-binding protein, coding for MKFSVRWMGASVLAMASLGAQAADPIKIGVSGPFTGGSSSMGVSMRDGVRLAAQEINAAGGVLGRQIQLVERDDEAKNERGVQIAQELINREKVAATVGFINTGVALAAQRFYQDAKIPVMNNVATGSVITQQFKDAPDNYVFRNAAHDSIQAPMIVEEAVGRRGFKKVAILADSTNYGQLGRADLEKALELKGIKPVAVEKFNIKDVDMTAQLLKAKEAGAEAILTYGIGPELAQIANGMTKLGWKVPMIGSWTLSMANYIDNAGPGGEGARMPQTFIQEPTTPKRQSFIVSYLKTFNPKNSRIDSPVSAAQGYDSIYLLAAAIKQAGSTEGPKVKAALEDLKTPVEGVVTTYNKPFSKADHEAITANIPVFGEVKGQRVVYAYPEDFKKASEVRVKDVNAKGALTQKK
- a CDS encoding MFS transporter — encoded protein: MSSSPAPADRSHAAPASDGAQPGTPAYRRITLALFLAGFTTFSLLYSVQPLLPLFAQTFQVGAAASALSLSLATGFLAFAILCAGALSESMDRRRLMFGSMAAAAVLNLIASVAPSWHALLVARAIEGLVLGGVPAVAMAYLAEEIHAGGLGRAMGQYVAGTAFGGMMGRVGVSLLSDAFGWRPALFIVSVAGLLAAVGFWWLLPPSKHFVRRTGVKLAEHVQAWQDHLTHRSLPLLFAMGFLMMGTFVAVYNYAGFRLMRPPFSLSQSAIGLIFCAYLFGIVASATAGGMSDRFGRAPALLTGIGLAIAGVLLSLSTWLPAVILGIVLLTIGFFVAHSVSSAWVGALGGRSKGHAASLYLLAYYIGSSLLGAVGGWFWDHRGWPALAGYALALLGVAAVTAGVLRRRQR
- a CDS encoding FAD-dependent monooxygenase, with the protein product MSEPFATNVPGARSASAPSPESAAPTLRLAVIGAGPAGLALALLAARYLPQAQISLFDARPLERDVSGDPRTLALSLGSVQLLQRLNVWPAAQAQAIREVHVSQAPPTLNGPWFGASGEPQVRITAEEQSVPQLGAVLAYGQLVAPLQAAWQDASAREPRRLISRFGQPVAGIKQTAPDEVEVDAGIAEHFDLAIVAEGGVFADQARKSLSHNYRQNAWVGTVTLAPDSPVGVAVERFTRRGPLALLPLPDQRGQRRAALVWCQPQDEDEVAELSDAQRLAVLRHQLPEAVGPLLDISALKCFPLGLNAERTLVEGRRIRIGNAAQTLHPVAGQGLNLGLRDAFALVEALRREHEIDRALRRVEWQRAPDRWATIVTTDFLARTFAWRWPGLPAVRGLGLAALQAVPPLKRALAGQMMFGRR
- a CDS encoding potassium channel beta subunit family protein, whose amino-acid sequence is MQYRRLGRSGLQVSELSLGSWVTYHNQVDTKGATEMLAAAFDAGVNFFDNAEVYAQGESEVVMGQAFKALKWNRLDYIVSSKFFWGLTRESNTTVNRKDTLNRKYLMQAVDGSLKRLGLDFIDLIYCHRPDPHTPIEETVRAMSDIITQGKALYWGTSEWSAADIRAAWEIAERHHLHKPVMEQPQYNLFHRKRVEQEYARLYEDTGLGLTTWSPLASGLLTGKYRDGVPAGSRASLESMGWMREQLQDRAKNAAVGQLAGIADELGCSLAQLAIAWINRNPRVSTVILGASQASQLHDNLGALAVTPKLTPEIVARIDAITQPLAS
- a CDS encoding cation:proton antiporter, encoding MNDLANFLQFTTWPPRADWLFWASLILVAAGLLGELVNRRLGLPRVVGYSVVGMLLAATGHGIYSNGALDARLRLVVDLALALLLFEMGSRVNLRWLRNNKALLWASAAEATASFVAVGFGLTLLGVDPLISISCAVLTMAASGAVIGRVGAELQSAGQVSERMVAMTALNTIYGVLAHKLLMGWLQLEQKGDWLEAVAQPLYAFIGSVIVATLLARLIAWLMRKLDLRNENSVLMLLGLVLVALSVARVLNLSTLLVPLMAGMVLRNTTERPWVWPRHFGTAGGVLVLLLFVAVGSAWTLQALAAGAVLALALLLLRLLAKALALVGLARVSGIDARQGVALAVCLSPISGSTLVLFSEVQARHPDIALQLAPVILSTIALMELAGPIAVQWGLRLAGEQQPHAAPNREAKR